In Labrus mixtus chromosome 3, fLabMix1.1, whole genome shotgun sequence, a single window of DNA contains:
- the rpf1 gene encoding ribosome production factor 1 — MDITEVPVSQNEKGKKKKNKKPKKKNEGGSGEGSGVEVKEEDVKMEKSEAGASFPPTFSVSEIKNKQRRHLMFMKFKQEKRKQKLQVKKKKKKERDALGDKAPPKEVPKTIENQRVYDETTVDPEDEEIAFDEGTDEFSTYFNGLTNPKVLITTSDRPRGRTVRFCEQLATVIPNAYVYYRRGLALKRVIPQCVARNFTYLIVVNEDRKVPNGLVLCHLPDGPTAHFKVSSVRLRKEMKRRGKDPTEHTPEVILNNFTTRLGHSIGRMFAALFPQDPQFVGRQVATFHNQRDFVFFRFHRYIFKNEKKVGIQELGPRFTLKLRSLQKGTFDSKFGEYEWVLKRHEMDACRRKFQL; from the exons ATGGACATCACGGAGGTTCCCGTGAGCCAGAATGAAAAgggtaagaaaaagaagaacaagaagccaaagaagaagaatgagggGGGGAGTGGAGAAGGCAGCGGggtggaggtgaaggaggaggacgTGAAGATGGAGAAGAGCGAGGCAGGAGCTTCCTTTCCCCCAACCTTCAGTGTGTCCGAAATCAAGAATAAACAGCGACGACACCTCATGTTCATGAAGTtcaaacaggagaaaagaaag cAAAAGCTgcaagtgaagaagaagaagaaaaaagaaagggatgCTTTAGGTGACAAG GCACCACCGAAAGAGGTCCCAAAGACGATCGAAAACCAGCGGGTGTACGATGAGACGACAGTTGACCCAGAGGATGAGGAG ATTGCATTCGATGAGGGAACTGATGAGTTTTCGACGTACTTTAACGGGCTGACAAACCCCAAAGTGCTCATCACCACGTCCGACAGACCGAGAGGA AGGACGGTGAGGTTTTGTGAGCAGCTGGCCACAGTTATCCCAAACGCCTACGTGTACTACAGAAGAGGTTTGGCCCTGAAGAGAGTCATTCCTCAGTGTGTCGCCAGAAACTTCACCTACCTCATTGTCGTCAACGAGGATCGCAAAGTGCCCA ATGGTTTGGTTCTCTGTCATCTACCTGACGGGCCGACCGCACACTTCAAGGTCAGCAGTGTTCGCTTACGCAAGGAGATGAAG agacGAGGCAAGGATCCAACTGAACACACCCCCGAGGTGATCCTTAACAACTTCACTACACGTCTGGGACACAGCATCGGCCGAATGTTCGCTGCTCTGTTTCCGCAAGACCCTCAGTTCGTTGGTCGTCAGGTCGCCACCTTCCACAACCAGAGAGACTTCGTCTTTTTCAGATTCCACAG GTACATTTTTAAGAATGAGAAGAAAGTCGGTATTCAGGAGCTGGGACCTCGTTTCACCCTCAAACTCCGCTCTCTACAGAAAGGAACCTTTGACTCAAAGTTTGGGGAGTATGAGTGGGTCCTGAAG cGCCATGAGATGGACGCCTGCAGGCGAAAATTCCAGCTTTGA
- the LOC132964584 gene encoding guanine nucleotide-binding protein G(I)/G(S)/G(O) subunit gamma-5-like: protein MSSSSSIVAMKKVVKQLRLEAGINRVKVSQAAVDLQQFCLQHAQQDPLLTGMSSSNNPFRPQKVCSFL from the exons ATGTCGAGTTCATCCAGCATCGTAGCGATGAAGAAAGTTGTCAAACAGTTACGCCTGGAGGCTGGCATCAACAGAGTCAAG GTGTCCCAGGCCGCCGTAGACCTGCAGCAGTTTTGTCTTCAGCACGCCCAGCAGGACCCTCTGCTCACCGGCATGTCGTCCAGCAATAACCCGTTCAGACCGCAGAAAGTCTGCTCGTTCCTataa